From one Rosa rugosa chromosome 4, drRosRugo1.1, whole genome shotgun sequence genomic stretch:
- the LOC133743195 gene encoding probable calcium-binding protein CML27: MASNGTPTTADAKPIVTDEVRRVFKSFDANGDGKISTSELGNVLAALGSNVPEDELQRVMVDLDTDRDGFICIDEFNAFWVAGDGGSSELEEAFDLYDQDRNGLISVDELHLVLNRLQMKCTVEDCNRMIQSVDADGDGNVNFEEFKKMMSHNSSNGGAVSNGA, from the coding sequence ATGGCTTCCAACGGAACCCCTACCACCGCCGACGCCAAACCCATCGTGACCGACGAGGTCCGCCGCGTCTTCAAGAGCTTCGACGCCAACGGCGACGGCAAGATCTCAACCTCCGAGCTCGGCAACGTCCTCGCGGCCCTCGGCTCCAACGTCCCCGAGGACGAGCTCCAGCGCGTGATGGTCGACCTCGACACCGACCGCGACGGCTTCATCTGCATCGACGAGTTCAACGCCTTCTGGGTGGCCGGCGACGGCGGCTCCTCCGAGCTCGAGGAGGCCTTCGATCTGTACGACCAGGACCGCAACGGCCTCATCTCCGTCGATGAGCTCCACCTCGTCCTCAACCGGCTTCAGATGAAGTGCACCGTTGAGGATTGCAACCGCATGATCCAGTCCGTTGACGCCGACGGCGACGGGAATGTGAATTTCGAGGAGTTCAAGAAGATGATGAGCCACAACTCCAGCAACGGCGGCGCCGTCTCTAACGGCGCCTGA